In Firmicutes bacterium ASF500, a single genomic region encodes these proteins:
- the carA_1 gene encoding Carbamoyl-phosphate synthase small chain has translation MKATLILANGSIFSGTSIGSTETRVCEMVFNTSMAGYQEILTDPSYAGQGVVMSYPLIGNYGVNSEDNESRRPWVEALVVRHLSPRGSNFRCEGDLGSYLKEHNITGIQGVDTRALTKILRSQGSMNGMLTCAEHFNIAQVLEQLKAYQVKDTVPLVTRSEPEVFSACGEERFHVAMMDYGVKQHMIECLRRRGCKVTALPASTPAGAVLSGGYDGVMLSNGPGDPAENTAIIEELKKLYHSDIPLFGVCLGHQLLALATGAKTGKLAYGHRGGNHPVRDLEKGRVFITSQNHGYMVLADSVDPAVAEVSHVNVNDGTCEGLRYKRPNCFTTQFHPEANAGPRDTEYLFNRFIDNMAAKKGGAK, from the coding sequence GTGAAAGCAACCTTGATTTTAGCCAACGGAAGCATCTTCTCTGGCACCAGCATCGGCTCCACCGAGACGCGGGTGTGCGAGATGGTGTTCAACACCTCCATGGCCGGCTACCAGGAGATTCTGACCGACCCCTCCTACGCCGGACAGGGCGTGGTCATGTCCTACCCCCTCATCGGCAACTACGGCGTCAACAGCGAGGACAACGAGTCCCGCCGGCCCTGGGTGGAGGCCCTCGTCGTCCGGCACCTGTCCCCCCGGGGGAGCAATTTCCGCTGCGAGGGCGACCTGGGCAGCTATTTGAAGGAACACAATATCACCGGCATCCAGGGTGTGGACACCCGGGCGCTGACCAAAATACTCCGCAGTCAGGGGAGCATGAACGGAATGCTCACCTGCGCGGAGCATTTTAATATCGCCCAGGTGCTTGAACAGCTGAAAGCCTATCAGGTGAAGGACACCGTCCCTCTGGTCACCCGGAGCGAGCCGGAGGTCTTTTCCGCCTGCGGCGAGGAGCGGTTCCATGTGGCTATGATGGACTACGGCGTGAAGCAGCACATGATCGAGTGTCTGCGCAGGCGGGGCTGCAAGGTGACCGCCCTGCCCGCCTCCACCCCCGCCGGGGCGGTGCTGTCCGGGGGCTACGACGGCGTGATGCTCTCCAACGGCCCCGGCGACCCGGCGGAGAATACCGCCATCATCGAGGAGTTGAAAAAGCTCTACCACAGTGACATCCCCCTCTTCGGCGTCTGCCTGGGCCACCAGCTGCTGGCGCTGGCTACCGGAGCCAAAACCGGCAAGCTGGCCTACGGCCACCGGGGGGGCAACCACCCCGTCCGGGACCTGGAGAAGGGCCGGGTGTTCATCACCAGCCAGAACCACGGCTATATGGTGCTGGCCGACTCCGTAGACCCGGCGGTGGCTGAGGTGAGCCACGTCAACGTGAACGACGGCACCTGCGAGGGCCTGCGGTACAAGCGGCCCAACTGTTTCACCACCCAGTTCCACCCAGAAGCCAACGCCGGCCCTAGGGACACAGAATATCTGTTCAACCGCTTTATTGACAATATGGCCGCCAAAAAGGGAGGTGCCAAATAA